The Hordeum vulgare subsp. vulgare chromosome 4H, MorexV3_pseudomolecules_assembly, whole genome shotgun sequence genomic interval ATCTGGATGAATATGGTGCCTTATGATGTATAAGGCAGCATAATTCTGTTGTTCTGTCAgcggcgtggctccagccgggagagGAGTCTCAGGAGGCTGGATTGCACGCGCAGTGCCACGGGACGCAAGACTGATCTTGATGTCCATAGCCCATGTAGGATAGTTGCGGCCATTGAGGGCAAGCTCCTCAAACTCTTTGCCAGTCATCTTTTCCTACATGGAGAaccagagataattaatttacgGGTGGTAAATTAAAAACCATTAATAAGAATGCAAAATTTTGATACTCAAGTGAAAACTTGAAAAAAATTCTCAACCTCAATTGTGTGAACATACACATTAAGATCACTTAGATCTCAGAGTAATAGGCTACATTGCTATTACCTTGTGTATGCTACAATTTAAATATAAGGAATGCATGATGCAGGTAATCGTTTGTCATGTGACAAAATGTAGGCCTCGCAGTAAGAGGAGATAGTCTGCAGATGAGCAGTGGATCTCAACTCATTACCTTGTGATTCCAAATATAATGAGGGAGAAAGATTCAAAAATTTGCAAATTTGATATGCGAGAGAAGATGATCTCAATCGCAAgcacatgttcaagagaactgAATATGTGGTAAACACATAGAACATGTCATTCTTTCCAGATGAAATCCGGTACTTTATTTATATGCAATCCATTACATAATATAAACACACCTACTAATAATTACACAAGTCCTAACATAGAATAAATCTAAAACAGGACTAAAATGTAACTAGTTGTGAaactaagtactccctccgttcctaaatataagaccttttagagattgcactatgtactacatacgaatgtacatagacatattttagactatagattcactcattttgctccgtatgtagtcttctagtgaaatctctaaaaggtcttataaggAGTACTAAACAGTACTAAACATAGTCTAAAATTGCACAAATACAATAATTAGTACTAATGTtaagaaaacagagaaaaaaaacaGTTTGGCCGGCCCATGGAGCCGCTGCACTGCACAGGGGAGTTAGCCGCTGCACTGCACAGGGGAGTTGGCAGCCGCCTCGGGCGCCTGGGCCTGCCCGGCCTTTGGCTGGCCCACGCGCCACCGCACCGCATAAGGGACAGGGGGGAGAGGGCGGATCGGATAAGGGTCGGAATATCCGAACCCAGCACCACCACCTCTGCTCGATCCCCACTATCACACAGCGGCGCCGGCGGGGAGGAGTGGCCGCCGCATCCCCTTGCGACTCCGGTGGTCACCGGCGCAACCCCGCCGAGCTTTCCTCGTTCGAAGAAGATCCGATGAAGACGGCGTCCGGGCGCGCAACCTTTGGCGCGGCGCTGGCGAGTCCGAGGCTCGCCGGGGCCCATGAGCCGGGACGAGGTCGATGGCGGCGACGGCGCGCCCGAAGAGTCGACCGAAACGCCTTTTCGCGCGGCTGCTCGAACCTGCGGTCGTTTCCAGCGGTGGCGAGGCGCTGATGTCCGCACCATCCATCCCCACTCCGAGGCGGACGACGCCAGAGGCGCCGGTGGGTGCAGAGACGAAGCCGAGCGCGGCCTCCTCGTCCACCATGACCCGCATCGGGACGGGCGCATAGCCAGGGGGGCCACGGCTCGGGCCAACTTCTTCGCCGGCGGGAGTCAGTGTCGAGGGCGCAAGCCACGCGGCCGGTGaaggagggggtggaggaggggacCCGAGAGGGGGGGCTGCTGCGGCGCCGTGCACCATGGGGGCGCTCGGACCTGCCACAAGCCATGGGTCAAGCCCCCTGTTCACCGACGGCGCACGTGCAGCAGCGTCGAAACCGTGTCCGtgggcgcggagagcaccaggagCGGCGTGTCCGTCGACGCCGTGGCCGCGTCCAGCGGCGCGGTGACCACCACGGGCACCATATCCAGTGGCGCGGTGACCATCATGGACGAAGCGGCGGACGGCCTGCATCCTGCGACGGAAGCGCCGGAGTCCGGCAACACCATGACCGCGACGACGGTAGCGACGGCCATCCGCACGAATCAGGCGAAGAAAGAAGGAAACAAGGCCATgcatctcaccggcaagtttcgaTCTCTTCTTCTCTGTGTGTTCTTTCGCTCGTTGGTCGAGTTCtacgtgctgataacgtgttccgAATCAAACTGATTTCGTTGCTATCATTGATGATTACAGGAAGTATATATATCTCCTGAAGAGTCCCGACTTTGTGGAGAGGCGTCGGTTCTGGGAGGACACGACGGTTCTAACAGAAGAAGCGCCCCTACGGGAACCGCATGGCGGTTTGGGCAAGAGGAGATTCCTCCCTAATTACATATTGTAATTAACCACAATAATTTTGTCCCTCGATCCCGACTCTGCCATGTCAAGGTGGCTCTTGTTCTTGCTGTTGGGATGGTGCGGTGTTATGCTGGTGGTTTCTGCCGGTGGATTTCGTCGCTTGTACAGGAGCTTTTGGTGGACTTCAGGGTTGTGTTGTTGCCGGCGTGATGATCTCAAGGTCACGCTGTCTCTGGGTGAGAGCGGCGGCGCGCGAGCAGCCCGTGGTGGATGGAACGGTTGGATGGTTCCCCAGGGATCTGGTTCTGTTTTTCATGTTTGTTGGGGTGCTTTGTATCATTGCTTGGTTTCAATGTTGATTCCTTTCACACAAAAAAAAGTAAGGGTTATTTTGATTCAAGGAAAACTCTTACCTTTCACCGGTTGATCCGGGCGATCTATCCACCGCCTCCTCGTCCGTTGATCTTGCTCCATCCGAAGGACTAGATCGTGCCCGCGCGCCAACGGAGCAGAGACCTAGCGAGACCGTTTCCTGATACTCGAGTATTGTTTCAGGAAACGGTCCTGAAGTTGGGCACGCTCGCGCTAACGTCGCAGTCCTTCCGCCCCGACGTCGGCCGGCCCTCCCCTACCCCCACCCCCCGCGCCGCCAGCCGCTCGCCTCCGACGCTGGTGGCCCAACGCACGTCGCTGCCAGCCGCTCCCGTCGGCAGCCCCTCCGCCCCCGATGTCGGTcggccctcccctcccctcacccCCCCCCCGCGTCGCCAGCCGTTCGGCCCCGAcgccggccggccctccgcaCGCGGCAAGCCGCACCACGAAGGGTTGcaatttttttttgcaacctgacttttgttgcaaaagttttctgcAACATGACCTTGCTGCAAAATTTTCTTCCGCATCAATACCTatgttgcagaaagacaagtaaaaaaaaatctgcaacaaagcgattgtttttaaaactcgaccgttgtttcaggaattaatgggtccaaagtttattttttACAACAAAGCAATTGCTTCTGTAACTCGGCCGCCCTTTCAGGAATCACTGGGTGTTCGGCCGGAGCCCCGCGTGCGGATCGTACGGCGCTCGTGTAGATTGAACGGTCATTCAGGTGACAGATGTTTACTAAACATCTGTCGGTGGACGCATAGTAGCCCCATTGATTCGAAGgaattctatatgatttttgGAGGATCTTAGATTTTTTTCCTACATTGGTCTTTTGATTCATTGGATTAGATCCCACATATTTTTTTCCATGGAATCTTTTATACTACAATCATAGAAAATTTAACATTCACTCCACCCTCTTTTTACaatttctttgttttttctgTGACATAAAAAATTCTTTGTTAATCTTAGGCTGTGTTTGGTTGAGCTTTTGAAGCCAACTTCTAGCTTTTGGAAGCTAAAAGCTAACCAAAGGGTGAAAATGTGAAGCTGCTTCTGCAAAAGTTACAACGTCTCTATAGTGTTTTTCCCGCAGCAGGAGCGCCTCAACTTCAGCATGGTGTTTTTAGTTGTCCCCTTCAAACTGCAATCtatttacccaccatgccactccCAAGTCATAccccttctctcttctttttcacATAGCATTGGAGGAAAATGGGTCAAACGCTGTCTCTTCGACCTGTGTGACTCAGGAGCCTAGGGTTTGCTCGCTGGCCGCCGCCGCTCACCAGCGTCGACAGCCTCCACTTCCGCCCCTGCTTCACGGCTCACTCcactctccctcctccctcttcccTCTGCCACCCTCATACCCTCATCCCGTGGCGATGGTTTGACGGCTTCGACGGTGCTCGGCCGACGGTCGAAGGCTCCGGCGTTGGAGCACCGGTCCTTCTcctccaacatacctacctacttCTTCTCTCCATTCCCCCCTATGGTGCAGGTCAGGCCGTCCCGTGCTTCCTGAATCTGGGGTCCATGAGGGACGGGGCAGGTCCGGCCATCCGGCGACGGCGACGCCAACGCCGATGAACTGGgactccctcctctcccctccctccaCCCTCCATCACTCATCCCTATTCATCCTCTCCCAAAAATTTAtctctgttcatgttcatggATACTATTCACAGTAGGATCAATATCTATTCATATGTAATATGCAACATGAAAATATATCCCTATCAATGTTCTTCACGCTATTTTACGATCAAGTTGCACATAAAAATATTAACTCCCAGCTTAAGGTCATTATAGACAATTGAGAGTCAAATCTATAGTTTCATAGTCGTATCAGCCAAATAGCTTTCAACTTTTCTACAGCAGCTTTTTCACAGCTCACAACAGCTTTTACAGAATCTGCGGCCCAACCGAACACAACCTTATAGGGTTTAAATGGACATACCACTTCAACCCTCTACCTTTTCAATTCCTGTGTTCTTAAAATCCTGCAAAATCAAAGAGGTCCTAAAGGATACGGTTTTCCTATTCCTGCGGCTTTGAATCCTACGAATGGAAGTCCTCCCTGAAAGAAAATTATTAATTGAAGAACCAACATCACTTTCAGTTGTTTACATTTTCCTGAAGAAATTGGGCAATTATTTGCAGTAACCAAGAAGCCCTTTCATCCAGAACAAACGTTACAACTTAAGCCACACACGCACACATATAATGAAATATCATGTATTCCATCAAGTGCTACATACAGTAGGGTACGGGTGGTACCGCCATCTCACTTTCAACTTCATCTATAGCTAGACAACAACCATTTACATTTGGGTTCTTTGGGGTTTATATAGGATATAGTAAGCATAACATAGCCGCTCAGGCGCATAATGCATACGCTCCCTCTTATATCAACTTATGCACAAACCTACCTAAAACTTGCCCTCAATGTAACCAGCCAGACCGTTGATTTTGAAGAACTTCTTTATCACGAGGGCCATGATAGCAAGAGTCAGCCCAAATGCAGCCAATGTCAACAATCTGTCGTGCTTTGGCTTCTGGATTGTCAAGACAGGATTCTGTGGTGCTATAACAACTCTTGGACCATTGTCCCTGGGGATTACATCGGACTGAGCTCCCACAATGTTTTCTGCAACTTCTGACTCTGAATCAGGCTTTGGAAGGTCAGTATTATTAGCAGAACCAGAGCTGGAGCCAGAAGTGTTGACACCTGCTGCCTTGACATCATGTTCATCAAAAGTGTCAGGTGAGGTCTTGTTAGTCTCCTCTTCAGAGCCAATTGTCAGCAGTTGTGGAACAAGTGGAGCTTTACTGAGCATTTGCTCATGGATCTGTGTTTGCAACAGTTCTTTGTGTCAAAGAAACAGAACGGGGCATATTTAAGTTCTTTCAAGTGTGTCAGGAACTTTACCTCATCAATTACACTCTGGCGTTCCGGGGAGCCGAATTTTGGTGGTGTTTCACGTGATTTGATAGCGAGTGCTCGTCTGTCTTCCTTCTTGTAGTCCAGTGAACCCAATGCCCCACCAGGATTTGTTGGCATGAAAGCTATCAATGCTACTAGTGCCGTGCGTACTGCGACACAGATAGTTTGGCTCAGCTGTGTATAGCACACTTTTAACAACCACATGATTATATAACACACTTTTAACAACCAAATAATCATATAACGCACTTTTAACAACCAAGGAAACGAAATTGTTGGTTAAATAAAGAAAATAGTCATTTATCAGTTCACAGATATGGTGATAAGATCTTCCAAAAGGAATAATGGTGAATTCAGAATTCCTATAAGTAAAATTAGTAATCATTTAACCTGCTCCGGAGCCAAAGCTAGACAATAAATGAAGACTAAGAACATTGATATTTTAGGACATGCTTGCAATCAAATCTTACAAGTCGGATGTTGCTTGTAATAACCACGGTGGTTCAGTGATAATTAGACCCATGCTTGTTTCACAAAAAATAAGTATACATGACATATGAGGATgaatatgttcctcctttggcctGTTCATAGCGCTAAACACCTTACCACATGGCAATTACACAAAAGAACCATCTCCTTGTCATCATGGTCATATAGTGTACGTAATATATACTACTTTATAGTGCATACTACGAAATGATGTCCCTCATATAAAGGTACAAATGATAGCACGCAATATCCGCAATGTTCATGATATCAGTAACTAGTACCATATGGGTCGGGTGCTGAGTAGGAATAAATCGGCGAACCACCCTATTAACTGAATTTATCGATAGGATAACTAGGGCCATATCTATATATCCTAGGCTACATAGCAACATGCAATGTACTAAATGTATAAATATGCTATTTTACACGTTAATGTAGCAAGGGAAAGTGTATAAACTTGCAAATTAAAAATAAAAGCATCAATGTGTGCTCTAAATTAGATAGATGTGCACATCAGTACATACTATTACTAGATCTACATAGGGGAGATGCCCAGCATTAGCACGGCACAGCAGTACCATCTACAGACGTAAACTCCTCTCCTCTTACAACGGTACATACTATAACTAGATCAACAAATGACAAATGTCCAGCAGCAGTTTTGGGCCAAAAAAGTGCCTAGCAGTTAATTGGCCCAGCCAGTTAATGGCACGAATATGGCCTTTCCGTATCAAGGAGGGGTCCGAGTAGCGATTAACTGACCGAGATGCCGATTAAGACCAACATTTGAAATATATCCGGTTCTTGTTTTAAGTTCAAAGGATGGCAGGGCTTATCATAGCAATTAACTTCTATATATACCCACTACTACACATAGTCGTGTATTAGATAACCAATGAAAAAGAAGATGAAAAAGGCAACTGTTACATTAAAATAACAAGCACATGCCAGATGCCTCTGATATAACATTATAACAGCATTTAAAACATGCTGTTAAACAAACTAACTGCATTTGAGTTGTACTTTATCTTAAGAGCTTACTTGAGCACGCATTTTACAAACAAATGACCACTCACCACTCCATGATGGTTGCCAGTGCTCGGGGTGGTAATTTGAAATGCTCAAGCATATCTTCTTCTGAATCTCGAATCTTCCACTTGGCTGCAGCACATAGATAAAGGGGAAAAGACAAAAGAAAGATTTATCAACAGCTCACAAAAAACACATGCTGAACTGAGGCAGGGAAATTACGACACAACAATTTCAGACCGTGAGCAGCATGAAGGATGGTGGCTTGAACGGGTAGTCTGAGGGCAACTGGATCCTCCCGTGGTAGATTCCTCCCTCAAATTCGCTGTCTCGAGGCCCCAGGATAGCAAACTGCCACTCAAAAATGTCCTCCTGCTCGGACACAGGCATTGTAAATCATATAAGGATGTCAACCAAATTACGGCAATAAGATAAGCCTAACAACCTAACAATTTCATGCACACTCAGTTGCTCAAGATGTCCAGAATCTAAAGGATATATGCCGCTACAAAGGATAGGTAGTAATGTTGATCAGATTACAAAAATTACGCGTAATGCAATGAGATCTAGAAGAAAATACAGACACGTCTAAATATCCGCACCTCAGAAACGCCATTGAAATCAACGCCACCTAACTGATAATCGATTCAGACCTAGAACAACGAGATCGGATACAACTCAAGGTAAAGGCAGGAGAAGGGATCGGGATTGAAACCTCGAGGGGCAGGGCCATGAAATCGGGGGAAGgattagactgcatctccttcacctCCTGCAGGATCCGCTTCACCGCCGGGTTACTCCGGTTGAACTTGCCTGCGGCCGCCATTGTCTCCGCCCGAGGAAACCTGCAGACTCGCCGCCGCTTACCCGGCAAGGATGCTAGCCTTCGAATTGGGAATTGTAGAcaggagggggggaggggggggggggggagtggaaGAAACTGGAAGCGCGTGCGGCGGAGGATTTAATGGAGTGGGTCGATGTGTCCCTGTCTCGTGGGACAGGTTAATAGATCAGGCCAACTTGTCGAATTGGGAGGTGACGTGGCTGGGCTCATGTGGCGCGTCTCTATTGGTGCTTGCGGCGTGGGTGAGTGGGTTAAAGGAACCTTCCTATGCTGGTCGGAGGCTCAGAGAGAAGGCAAAATGACACAATTGCAACTAATTCATAAAATGAATTATGCATGAAAAAAATTGACATGTCTAATTTTTTTTAGGTATCCAACAGTAAAGCGTCATACTATACTGTATAAGTGTCCTACAGTAGGCGACGCACCTTCGGTCATGCTCGCATCCCGGGGCCAGACCTCGCCTCACCCCGCAGTGAAGCGCCTAAGAGCTAGACGCTGCACATATAGATATTCAGTCGCGGGTTGGCCCTCCCCTAGCTCACCCCATCTCCCCCCCTCATTCAGCAAGAACACAAAGAGTGTGGCATCTATGGTTCGTCCGCCCTCATCAACCCCCCCCTCCCAATCCGAAGGATATTGGTGGGGATTTCATCCCTAAGGTATTTATCTTTCGACCCCTTAGTTTTCATGCGTAAAATCCATCTCATTTCTCCTTTTTGTACTCTCTTCGGTTTGAGTTATATCTTATTGGATTTTGAATGTGTTATGGAAGAATGACATGATTCTTTGATGTGTAGCATTAACATAGGTATAGTACTCACTTATGGAAATGTAGATGGTTAATTTTGGTAGAAACAAATGTAATGTGGAAGTTGGTATAGAGGAACATATATGTATTTGTTTCTATATTTGTTCATATTAGGAACATATGTGTAGAAATAGGACAAAAAGGAACATATTTTCAATATTTGTTCATATTAGCATTGAAATATTATTTGTTTCAATATTTGTTCATAGTAGGGACATATTGGTTCAACTTTGCCCATTATGCGTATGAGATACTCACGTTGTCATATATGCCTATTTTCTTCAAatatgtaggatggtgtggcttttgGATGATTGGCCTATTTGATGCCGGAGAAGGGGATGGTAATAAGAGCATACTAGTTGGTAGCTTCTTGTGTTTATTTCAAAAAATCAAACCGTAATCATCTCACTTATATGTTTGCGAAACCTTATGCCCGTGAAGATTCGGTCTCACTGGGCATCATTGAATGCCACGTCGTACAATGAGCGATACACACCATACATCGAGAATACATGACTCCTTCCTTTCATTCAGCTTGTCAGTCGGTCGATGCCTAACCTGAACGATGCGGCAATCACCGCACTTATGGATCGGTGGGGGCTGGAGACCCATAGTTTCTACCCCCGGACTGGAGAGATTATCGTGACTCTTCaggatgtttccatgatcaccgtaTTTCCAATCAAGGGGAAGCCTCTTTGGATGAGGACTAATTCTGAGGGATAGCACCAACAGATGGAGGGCCTTATTGGTATATCTCCTGTAGAGCCGACGCTAGCAGCCGGAGATAATAAAGAAAGAGTCACAGTCAgcgctcctttcacttggatcATAGCGAACTCTGCACATTGTCATAAAGGCGCCAAAGAAGATGTGATCTAGACTTATGCTTGCATGTACATGTGGTATGttatctct includes:
- the LOC123448820 gene encoding ubiquitin-conjugating enzyme E2 32, producing the protein MAAAGKFNRSNPAVKRILQEVKEMQSNPSPDFMALPLEEDIFEWQFAILGPRDSEFEGGIYHGRIQLPSDYPFKPPSFMLLTPSGRFEIQKKICLSISNYHPEHWQPSWSVRTALVALIAFMPTNPGGALGSLDYKKEDRRALAIKSRETPPKFGSPERQSVIDEIHEQMLSKAPLVPQLLTIGSEEETNKTSPDTFDEHDVKAAGVNTSGSSSGSANNTDLPKPDSESEVAENIVGAQSDVIPRDNGPRVVIAPQNPVLTIQKPKHDRLLTLAAFGLTLAIMALVIKKFFKINGLAGYIEGKF